In Glycine max cultivar Williams 82 chromosome 15, Glycine_max_v4.0, whole genome shotgun sequence, the DNA window acacacacatatatatagagagacaAGAGATccatcatttattttcttaagatccaatatttataataaataactaatctTAACCAttagattttaagaaaatgaatgatGAGGATGAGGAATAGTTACTTTTGAAGTAAGTGAAAGAAGATATATTTGTAAAAGGGGGGATCACACGAAGAAAGAGTTTGCAAGTTTGACAAAAACTTggaatgaaaatggatttgtaaGGTccaaaattttttatgaaaatgatgTACATGTGTTTGCAAGTTTTCTGTAAAACCTTGTAATGAAAATCAATGAAATATTGATGAAACTTCTGTGCATAGTATATCTCCTTCTACATACAAATATATCTCcatacaaacacaaaaacaaaaataacccATCACTGTTTTTATCTTGTTGTTCGAGCCAACAATGTCGGAAGGATGCTAAACTTTggaattttattaattagtccAATTATGGATCACAGCAATTCATTCGAAGAGGGCCTTATTTGGAGTGATATTATGCAGTATTTGAAAGGTAGAAATCAGCTGTTATGGGAAGGGGTGCCACTTCCATTCCATGCGAAAAAAACAGTTTCAAGGGCTGAGATGTTTTATGCAGATTGGTTATTGGCTCGAAAGTTTGATGGTTATATTGAAAACGGATCCACAACCAACATGAGTGAAGGTTGGAAGGCGCCTCCTATTAATTGGTCATTTTCAATGCAATATTGATGCTGCTTTTAGATCTCAGGATTATTTCACAAATTTGGGGTGATGTGCTTAGGAGATGCCAGAGGTGGTTTTATAGCAGGCAAAGCAGCTTGGAGGGAGAGGCTATTGGACTGCTACAAGCTTTACAATGGGTTAGCAATCTTGGTATGTGTTATTTTTGAGATGGATTCCAATTGTATTGTAGACATGATTAACGGCAACAAGATTAGTTGGATAGTTAAGaaagaagggaagaagaaaaaagttacaGGTTCGATCCCTCCTACtaacaaaaaactaacaattaacattttccgataaaaaaataattaatggcaACCAAAGTGATTGCTTTGATCTTGGTTTTATATTAGTTGATTGTAAATAGATCCTTTTCCATTTTACAAACTTTAGAGTTGAGTTTGTGAGGAGATAAACTAATGGAGTTGTTCAATATTGATCAAGCTGGGCTCTAGTATTATCATTCATCATATTCCCAATGTATTCATCAGTTAATTATCAATGAAATGGTTTGAGTTGGTTTCTGTCAAAAAATATATCgaagtttaaaatttataaagtatATTTGACTCAAGAGCTCCTTAATTCAATCAGTGCCTGAatggtaaaataaaaactaaaaaacagcATTCGAACCGTGCTACACACATGCAATTGTGCATCTATAGCCTAAGTGCCTAACCATGTCACACTTTGCTCATATTCTGAATTTGTATATATCATACATATATTCAAATGTCATTCTAATTTTTATCGTCCTTATGTAAATGAACTCAGTAGTGAAATTGCCCATGCTCGGTTTTTGGGGAATCAACTACATTAGAAATAGTGGGTTTGATCATCTCATTTTTGGAGAAGAAGTCTTCTAAAGTGTACGGTCGTACCGAGCAAGGTGATCCAttccacatttccttagcaaaTTGCTCATGGATCTTCTCTGTTGGGTGAAAAGAATCCCACCACACATGATATTCAACATTGTCACATAAGCTGAACTCTTCAACTTTCTTTGTACCTCCACAAGTGAAGACACCCCCATAAGGTCCACTTCCACAGCAAGCATTGACTCCATCCTTAAAACCTTCcatataagaaaacaaaaatttgattTGTTACGAATTGTGATTGATATATGGCAGTTGGCtaggaaaattaattaattaatgggtTGCAATACATACCATATTTTGTGGGATTATCTATTCTATCACGAAGCCAATTATAGAAACTAGAGTAAGAGTACATGAATCCTTCAAGGTAAGGCTTGAGGTTTGGGAGAAAAAGCTTCAAAGCGTTGTTATGTGCTAGAGCAAGAGCAGAAGCTGCTTCAAAACAACCACTTTTGTTGGCTACCGGGTTTAGAGCTCTAAGGGCTGGCAAGCAACCCAATGGACACAAACCTAAGAATCCAAACTTTCTAGCCCCTTTCTCATGTAAAGTCTATACACACAGAATGAGATCAACTTGTTACTTAGTGAACTTATTTGGGTAAGCTTATTAgaagtattcttagaaaaaaataattgagttgaaattttttataggcTCAAATTAACTTATGTACGAATAATTTATTGAAGTTATATgagagtttttatttattaatttatgtgtAAGCTAATCTtagtttattgaaaaatatatatttttttattttcttctcctaaaaATACTTCTAAATAAGCTAATTTGGGCTTTATTTAGCCCAGTTAATTTTGCAGCAAATTAGGCTTACTTGGATTGCCCGTATCAAGTTTCCAATGACCATCCAAACGTATTGCTCAGTATTGTAGCTTTCTTGCATTTTTGGGTTACCCAGATAGCCCATGTAATCGTTGCTTCCTATGCTAATGAAATAAATTGCTTCTGAGATCAATTCCTTTGTCTTCTTCTCTCCAAGCTTTTCTGATAGTGATTTTCTGACTTCCTCAAAGTGGCTCAATTGTGTTTGAAGATCAATcgcctatatatataaatagcaACAAATTATAGAGTTCTAATAAATCTAGCAAAAAGTTTTAAACTGCGGTCCCCGGTTATGATTTCATGGCATTTCTTGATATTACAGAAAAATTTGGACAAATTCAGCTAATGCAACTACAATTGTGGTCGCAGATACCCCAAAAATCTTAACCCTGTGGGTTGTGGCTGAAATTGCAGTCGCGAATGACTTTTAAAACTGTTGTCTAGTTCATATGTTAATTACAAGCCACATACATATATAAGGTGGAAAATTTTGGTGTAATAATGAATGATGTCAACTTCTAAGATAGCAATCATGTCAAATATCACATGATTATTCAATGTATTTAGTAATTTACCAGTCCTTGATTGGTTTCAGCAAGAACACCGGCCCCACCAGAAGCAAAGTTGACACCGTTACTATAATCAGCATTTGGTTGTAAAAACGGAGGAATTTGTGGCAGCTTAGCATATTCAGCTGTATCAAAAAATATTCAGTTGTATCAGCatgtaatgaaaaaaaagttaatttagcACACACCAAGGACAAAGTATAGTATTGTCttcaaaaacaaagaagaattccaacaagaaaacaatttttttaagtagcCAAAACGTGTCTTATGATCTCTTTTTGAATCAATGATCAATGAGTTATTAACATTGAAAATAATAGAGATCTACATTTGAAGTTTAAAATTGAAAGTatgaaaatatgatatatatatatatatatatatatatatatatatatatatatatatatatatatatatatatatatattaaggcATACCTATAAAATCCACAATGACACGGCCATCTGAGAATCGTCCAGtgggtttttgaaaaaaaccaTTTTGTCCATATGGCTTGTAATCTGCTTTGTTCTCAGGAATAGTATTTATGTAGTTGTTGTTGCCAGAATCTACACTAGAGTCACCAAATATGAAAAAGGCCTTAGTAGTAGTGGTAGTTGTGCTGGTATTAGTTTCGTTTATGAGGCTCTGGGATTTGCTGAAACTCATTGAAGCAATGAACTGGATTAAGGTTATGCAAACAAAGGAGCAATCCATAGGAAAATTTTGCTTTGCCATCTTGAAAACTTTTCAATTAACTCACACTACTagtgttatttaaaaatatcattactaTACTATGCTTTCAATGGCGATGCAATCGAAGCAGTGGTCCAATAAAAACGTGATTAGTATTTAATTGAGTTTGTTATGACGACAGAAGTTTAATTTTATGCTAAAATTTTTCTGTGTCCCTCGTCTTAATTTTTTAGGCTAAAATTTAGGCCTTGAGTCTttgttaaattaagttggtttaTTTTTCAATACGCAAATGTTAATTAATGTACTCAggacattattaaaaaattaaaaggagaaaGATTTTTATAGAcatgtataaaattatgttatttataattttttatgccaTCATatgatttttagaataaataatttttctttttagtttcttaatcaatattctAAGAATAATGGTTAACAAGACCCTTGTCACCATGCTACACTAATTTGATTTAGTAAATGTGGTTGGGTAACTTTGCCAATATATGATTTCATAACTGGTCCCAAACtaaaatttatcaatattaCACATGGATCACTCATGACGGTTTTCTATTAGAACTAGGTTGTTACCTagaagtaattaatttattgtatcGTTTGAGTAGAGAGTCAGATTATTCTTAGGGCATTGGAtaagaaattaataagaaaaaatatttattataaaatcatagaaaaacacaaaaaaaagtcATGGACAATACAATTTTACACATTTTTCTTACTCTTGTAGTAATGAGTGTTGGACTTTAATGTGTGGACatataagaaaagataagatatgaaATGATTGTATACGAGGAGTGATTCATGTAACATCAGaggaaaagatgaaaaaaaatattgaggttGTAATGTTGTATTTTCATAATTGATTGTTCaagtgatttaattaaattacaagagtaattaaattaatatttgagtgcctataattaattaatgattgatGTGATGGTGTTTTGCTTATGTTTGTATGTTTAGTAAGTTTTTGGTGAATTTGGGCCTAGAGAAAATGGACTTGTGATGGTTAATGAAAGGGGTGTGAGTTTAGCAAATACTTAGGTGTGGAAAGAAAAAACCCTTTCAGTACTTTATATCCTTAAAAc includes these proteins:
- the LOC100800691 gene encoding GDSL esterase/lipase 5, with the protein product MAKQNFPMDCSFVCITLIQFIASMSFSKSQSLINETNTSTTTTTTKAFFIFGDSSVDSGNNNYINTIPENKADYKPYGQNGFFQKPTGRFSDGRVIVDFIAEYAKLPQIPPFLQPNADYSNGVNFASGGAGVLAETNQGLAIDLQTQLSHFEEVRKSLSEKLGEKKTKELISEAIYFISIGSNDYMGYLGNPKMQESYNTEQYVWMVIGNLIRAIQTLHEKGARKFGFLGLCPLGCLPALRALNPVANKSGCFEAASALALAHNNALKLFLPNLKPYLEGFMYSYSSFYNWLRDRIDNPTKYGFKDGVNACCGSGPYGGVFTCGGTKKVEEFSLCDNVEYHVWWDSFHPTEKIHEQFAKEMWNGSPCSVRPYTLEDFFSKNEMIKPTISNVVDSPKTEHGQFHY